From one Triticum aestivum cultivar Chinese Spring chromosome 4B, IWGSC CS RefSeq v2.1, whole genome shotgun sequence genomic stretch:
- the LOC123093503 gene encoding silicon efflux transporter LSI3, with product MVLAHTSKVVLGCVAFGIFWVLAVFPSVPFMPVGRTAGSLLGAMLMVLFRVISPEDAYAAIDLPIIGLLFGTMVVSIFLERADMFKYLGNLLQWKSRGPKDLLFRVCIVSAIASALFTNDTCCVVLTEFILKVARQNNLPPQPFLLALATSSNIGSAATPIGNPQNLVIAVESGISFGQFLLGVFPAMIVGVLTNAAILLCYFWRYLNVEPADQERGGVVSTGPEVVGDDEVTSHRFTPARMSHVSSINPDDFDCVSEPIIRSASVNGDHLRSRSVNSNANAADADMQFSIRSLRSSSMSHEMVEVSTVPVLIDGASSRKFTRTASQQRSVIIEDAPPSSPTDDEAAANGDKDKGELPEVVEKRWKVLVWKTAVYLITLGMLIALLMGLNMSWTAITAALVLLALDFTDAQACLEKVSYSLLIFFCGMFITVDGFNKTGIPNTMWELVEPYSRIDSARGVALLGLVILILSNVASNVPTVLLLGTRVAASAAAISPASERKAWLILAYVSTVAGNLTLLGSAANLIVCEQARRAQFFGYNLSFWSHLRFGVPSTIIVTAIGLLIVSSY from the exons ATGGTGCTGGCGCACACGTCCAAGGTGGTGCTGGGATGCGTGGCGTTCGGCATCTTCTGGGTGCTGGCCGTCTTCCCCAGCGTGCCCTTCATGCCCGTCGGCCGCACCGCCGGCTCGCTGCTAGGCGCCATGCTCATGGTGCTGTTCCGGGTCATCTCCCCGGAGGACGCGTACGCGGCCATCGACCTCCCCATCATCGGCCTCCTCTTCGGCACCATGGTCGTCTCCATCTTCCTGGAGCGCGCCGACATGTTCAAGTACCTCGGCAACCTGCTCCAGTGGAAGAGCCGCGGCCCCAAGGACCTGCTCTTCCGCGTCTGCATCGTCTCCGCCATCGCCTCCGCGCTCTTCACCAACGACACCTGCTGCGTCGTCCTCACCGAGTTCATCCTCAAGGTCGCGCGCCAGAACAACCTCCCGCCCCAGCCGTTTCTCCTCGCGCTCGCCACCAGCTCCAACATCGGCTCCGCCGCCACGCCCATCGGCAACCCGCAGAACCTCGTCATCGCCGTCGAGAGCGGCATCTCCTTCGGCCAGTTCCTCCTCGGGGTCTTCCCGGCCATGATCGTCGGCGTGCTCACCAACGCCGCCATCCTCCTCTGCTACTTCTGGAGGTACCTCAACGTCGAGCCGGCCGACCAGGAGCGCGGCGGCGTTGTCTCCACGGGGCCCGAGGTCGTCGGCGACGACGAGGTCACCTCGCACCGCTTCACGCCCGCAAGGATGTCGCACGTCTCCTCGATCAACCCGGACGACTTCGACTGCGTCAGCGAGCCCATCATCAGGAGCGCCAGCGTCAACGGCGACCACCTGCGCAGCAGGAGCGTCAACTCCAACGCCAACGCCGCCGACGCCGACATGCAGTTCTCCATCAGGTCCCTCCGCTCCTCCAGCATGTCGCACGAGATGGTCGAGGTCTCCACGGTccccgtcctcatcgacggcgcCTCCTCCAGGAAGTTCACCAGGACCGCCAGCCAGCAGAGGAGCGTCATCATCGAGGacgcgccgccgtcgtcgcccacAGACGACGAGGCCGCCGCCAACGGCGACAAGGACAAGGGGGAGCTGCCCGAGGTCGTGGAGAAGAGGTGGAAGGTGCTGGTGTGGAAGACGGCCGTGTACCTCATCACCCTCGGCATGCTCATCGCCCTCCTCATGGGGCTCAACATGTCCTGGACCGCCATCACCGCCGCTCTCGTTCTCCTCGCGCTCGATTTCACCGACGCACAGGCCTGCCTCGAGAAG GTGTCCTACTCGCTGCTCATCTTCTTCTGCGGGATGTTCATCACGGTGGACGGGTTCAACAAGACCGGCATACCCAACACGATGTGGGAGCTGGTGGAGCCCTACTCGCGGATCGACAGCGCCAGAGGCGTCGCGCTCCTCGGCCTCGTCATCCTTATCCTCTCCAACGTCGCATCAAATGTTCCAACAG TTCTGCTGCTGGGGACGAGGGTGGCCGCTTCTGCGGCGGCGATCTCGCCGGCGTCGGAGAGGAAGGCGTGGCTGATACTGGCGTACGTGAGCACGGTGGCCGGGAACCTGACACTGCTGGGGTCGGCGGCGAACCTGATCGTGTGCGAGCAGGCGAGGCGGGCACAGTTCTTCGGCTACAACCTCTCCTTCTGGAGCCACCTCCGGTTCGGGGTGCCgtccaccatcatcgtcaccgccaTCGGCCTCCTCATCGTCAGCAGCTACTGA